The following are encoded together in the Bacteroidales bacterium MB20-C3-3 genome:
- a CDS encoding serpin family protein, with amino-acid sequence MKCRVIVLCLFVLYSASCAKGPKPGEENENTQPAPVIELTPGEARVASSGNSIAFKLLGMIEEEGNFMISPLSLNFAMAMAWNGAAGNTAGQIQKALGFPQESPFDVNLYFKKLSASLPSADPSSLLFIANSVWYKSDFPVKEGFLQINKQWFNALVTPLDFSKEQESLKAINEWCSKNTDKKIDKILDQIKPNEVMFLVNALYFKAPWKTKFDPKSTLPLKFNLDGGGSVDVPAMYKRFKVEYNNGEKYRAVTLPFGNGAFKMTIILPGEELGVADLYAELATAGAWENITEKSDSAQLGIYLPKFKFSTTLEFNDKLKMLGITDAFDGNANFSNIADYPQGDLRISKVLQKTVIEINEEGGEAAAVTSVGFDLTSVNPDRDFRANKPFLFVIWEQSTGTILFAGKVENPLK; translated from the coding sequence ATGAAATGTAGGGTAATTGTGCTTTGTCTATTTGTTTTGTATTCAGCCTCTTGTGCAAAAGGGCCAAAGCCCGGGGAGGAGAATGAGAATACTCAACCGGCGCCGGTTATTGAGCTTACACCCGGAGAGGCCAGGGTCGCATCTTCCGGAAATTCTATTGCTTTTAAGTTACTCGGGATGATAGAGGAGGAGGGTAATTTTATGATCTCTCCCCTCAGCCTCAATTTTGCGATGGCAATGGCCTGGAATGGTGCAGCAGGTAATACTGCGGGACAGATTCAGAAAGCACTTGGATTTCCGCAGGAATCTCCATTTGATGTTAATCTCTATTTCAAAAAATTATCTGCTTCTCTCCCCTCTGCAGATCCTTCAAGTCTGTTATTTATAGCAAATTCAGTCTGGTACAAGAGTGATTTTCCTGTAAAAGAGGGTTTTCTTCAGATTAACAAACAGTGGTTTAACGCCTTAGTAACACCTCTCGATTTTTCTAAAGAGCAGGAGAGTCTCAAGGCAATAAATGAGTGGTGCTCAAAAAACACAGATAAGAAAATTGATAAAATTCTGGATCAGATCAAACCCAATGAGGTTATGTTTCTGGTTAATGCGCTATATTTCAAGGCTCCATGGAAAACTAAGTTTGACCCCAAGTCCACGCTCCCTTTGAAGTTTAATCTTGATGGCGGAGGTAGCGTAGATGTGCCGGCCATGTATAAGAGGTTTAAGGTAGAATACAATAATGGAGAAAAATATCGCGCTGTAACACTTCCGTTTGGCAACGGGGCTTTTAAAATGACAATTATTCTTCCGGGGGAGGAGCTTGGTGTTGCCGATCTATATGCGGAGCTGGCTACTGCCGGGGCTTGGGAGAATATTACTGAGAAAAGCGATTCAGCTCAGTTGGGAATCTACCTCCCCAAATTCAAATTCAGCACAACTCTGGAATTTAACGATAAGTTAAAAATGCTTGGTATTACTGATGCATTTGACGGCAATGCTAACTTTAGTAATATTGCTGATTATCCTCAAGGTGATTTAAGAATCTCCAAAGTGCTGCAAAAGACCGTTATTGAGATTAATGAGGAGGGTGGTGAAGCTGCAGCCGTAACTTCTGTAGGCTTTGATCTAACATCAGTAAATCCTGACAGGGACTTCCGGGCAAATAAACCATTTCTCTTTGTAATCTGGGAGCAATCCACAGGAACTATTCTCTTTGCCGGCAAGGTAGAGAATCCGTTAAAATAA
- a CDS encoding M14 family zinc carboxypeptidase, translated as MIKRTILLAATLVYMTLSGQPTSYRQLREAARILTEQSGLVKMETIGTSVQGREITALFFSKSGFGTDQTKIKVLIHAQQHGNEQSGKEGALMLAKELIKDNYSYFFEKIDLVIVPQVNPDGSEKNERRNSNGMDLNRNHLIMTEPEVIALHKLFDKYLFEVTLDAHEYSPYGESWEKAGFRKNSDILLGINTNPQIPAYIRDLQRERFWPFWYNSVKNQGVSAGMYSPGGPPEDDYIRYSTFDINDGRQSFGIQNTFSFIQEGMNGKDNYVENLSHRSYSQFCGMMTLLNFVYENGAEMKQIVKEERSRLLSPKEGEKVALQMDHFSDGSTLELPVLSYKTGKDSVVIVKNFRPVVKTTLSVEKPVGYLIPVSNTLLVDWINRQGLAVSVISNDKEYRFEKIRIVSVDSTDFEGDIIPFPQISSSPFEAGIQINNYLYVPTAQLKGNLLVIAMEPQSELGLATYREFELLMNRESDYPVIRVRKK; from the coding sequence ATGATTAAGAGAACAATACTTCTGGCTGCGACATTAGTATATATGACCCTATCGGGTCAGCCAACCTCTTACAGACAGCTTAGAGAGGCAGCCCGGATACTTACAGAACAGTCCGGTCTGGTGAAGATGGAAACAATTGGCACCTCTGTTCAGGGGAGAGAGATTACTGCCCTCTTTTTTTCAAAGTCAGGCTTTGGCACAGATCAAACCAAAATCAAGGTGTTGATTCATGCTCAGCAACATGGTAACGAACAGTCGGGGAAGGAGGGAGCCCTTATGCTTGCCAAAGAGCTTATTAAGGATAACTATTCTTATTTTTTTGAGAAGATAGATCTTGTTATTGTACCTCAAGTTAATCCGGATGGTTCGGAAAAGAATGAAAGAAGAAATTCAAACGGGATGGATCTGAACAGGAATCACCTTATAATGACGGAGCCTGAAGTCATTGCACTTCACAAACTGTTTGACAAATACCTTTTTGAAGTCACTCTGGATGCTCATGAATACTCCCCTTACGGAGAGTCATGGGAAAAGGCCGGATTCAGAAAAAACTCAGACATCCTGCTGGGGATTAATACAAACCCTCAGATCCCCGCCTATATCAGGGATTTACAAAGAGAGAGGTTTTGGCCTTTCTGGTATAACTCCGTAAAAAACCAAGGTGTCTCTGCAGGGATGTACAGCCCGGGAGGGCCGCCGGAGGATGATTATATCCGCTACAGCACATTTGATATTAACGACGGGAGGCAGAGTTTTGGTATTCAGAATACCTTCTCATTTATACAGGAGGGGATGAATGGCAAAGATAACTATGTTGAGAACCTCTCTCACAGATCCTATTCACAGTTTTGCGGAATGATGACCCTTTTAAACTTTGTATATGAAAACGGGGCTGAAATGAAACAAATTGTAAAGGAGGAGAGGAGCAGACTTTTATCTCCAAAAGAGGGTGAGAAAGTTGCTCTTCAAATGGACCATTTCTCTGATGGCAGTACTCTTGAACTCCCTGTTCTTTCGTACAAAACAGGCAAGGATTCGGTGGTTATTGTAAAAAACTTCAGACCTGTAGTTAAGACTACTCTATCGGTTGAAAAACCTGTTGGTTATCTGATTCCTGTTTCTAATACACTTTTAGTTGATTGGATTAACAGACAGGGTTTAGCTGTTTCTGTAATTTCCAATGATAAAGAGTACAGATTTGAGAAGATAAGAATTGTGTCAGTGGATTCAACAGACTTTGAGGGGGATATTATTCCTTTCCCGCAGATCTCTTCCTCTCCTTTTGAGGCCGGAATCCAGATTAATAATTACCTGTATGTACCAACAGCCCAGTTAAAGGGGAACTTGCTTGTAATAGCAATGGAACCCCAGTCAGAGCTAGGTTTGGCTACATACAGGGAGTTTGAATTATTAATGAATAGAGAATCGGATTACCCAGTAATAAGAGTAAGAAAAAAATGA
- the menC gene encoding o-succinylbenzoate synthase: MKIERIEIRHTRMELVTPFTTSMGTEYDEEHIMVRIDGDGFTGWGESVAEGTPFYSYETVTTAWHIMRDFLIPELLGKEFQSVGEAIALYDRVRGHMMAKAGIESALWDLLAKTKGVSLSKLLGGTRDKIDVGVSIGIQESEVALLHKIEGYLKEGYKRVKIKIAPGQDINLVKAVRREFPDIMFQVDANSAYSLDDISLFKKMDEYNLSLIEQPLGYDDIYDHSKLQKEVKTSICLDESIHSLDDTRAAIELKSCRIINIKPGRVGGFTESRKIHDYCLSMGIPVWHGGMLESGIGRAGNVALASLPGFILPGDISASKKYYKEDIVDPAFTVNADGTMDVPQGPGIGVEVNEKRLEKVTVRKEVFI; this comes from the coding sequence ATGAAAATAGAGAGGATAGAAATCAGGCATACCCGGATGGAGCTTGTAACTCCGTTTACTACATCTATGGGTACCGAGTATGATGAGGAGCATATAATGGTTCGTATAGACGGGGATGGTTTTACCGGATGGGGGGAGAGTGTTGCCGAAGGGACCCCTTTCTACTCATACGAGACAGTGACAACTGCCTGGCACATAATGAGAGATTTTCTAATTCCGGAATTGTTGGGTAAAGAGTTCCAAAGCGTAGGTGAGGCAATTGCTCTGTACGACAGGGTAAGGGGGCATATGATGGCCAAGGCGGGGATAGAGTCGGCCTTGTGGGACCTGCTGGCCAAAACCAAAGGGGTATCTCTCTCCAAACTTCTGGGTGGTACAAGGGATAAAATTGATGTAGGGGTAAGCATAGGTATTCAGGAATCTGAGGTTGCTCTTTTACATAAAATTGAGGGCTATCTTAAGGAGGGTTACAAAAGGGTTAAAATTAAAATTGCACCCGGGCAGGACATCAATTTGGTTAAGGCTGTTCGCAGAGAGTTTCCGGATATAATGTTTCAGGTGGATGCAAATTCGGCATATTCACTGGATGATATATCCCTGTTTAAAAAGATGGATGAGTACAATCTTTCACTAATAGAGCAGCCGCTGGGGTATGATGACATATACGACCACTCAAAACTTCAGAAAGAGGTTAAAACCTCAATTTGTCTGGATGAGAGTATTCACTCTCTGGATGATACGAGGGCTGCCATTGAGCTGAAAAGTTGCAGAATAATAAATATTAAGCCGGGGAGAGTGGGTGGATTTACTGAATCCAGAAAGATTCATGACTATTGTCTCTCTATGGGTATTCCGGTGTGGCACGGAGGTATGCTGGAGTCAGGAATCGGCAGGGCCGGAAATGTAGCTCTTGCATCTCTTCCCGGATTCATTCTGCCCGGAGATATTTCGGCAAGCAAAAAGTACTATAAGGAGGATATTGTAGATCCCGCTTTTACCGTTAATGCCGATGGGACAATGGATGTTCCGCAGGGTCCGGGAATAGGTGTGGAGGTTAATGAGAAAAGACTGGAGAAAGTAACTGTCAGAAAAGAGGTATTTATCTAA